A single window of Streptomyces aquilus DNA harbors:
- a CDS encoding ABC transporter substrate-binding protein: MPNRARTAAFTLLSSVALLTTACTGQSSSGADDDASKETTINFWHAWSADSEVKAVKALVAGFEKAHPNIHVNVVGNMTDDKINQALRAGGSKAPDVISSFTTNAVGKFCSSGALVDLNPFFEKAKIDPDKTFPAAMNEYTQFDGNRCSVPLLGDAYGLYYNKTAFEKAGISAPPRTWSEFEADAKKLTVPQGDSFKQLGFMPNYHGWETTTEHYLGQFSPTYFDKDGKSTIAKDPAVAAAFTVQKKLVDALGGYRKLETYRAKLGDEWGPKHPFHTGQVAMQLDGEWRLGMALDAKPGFEIGVAPLPVPDDQADQYGKGYITGTIAGIAATSKKQNAAWELVKYITTDTDAVVNFSNAIHNVPSTLAALKSPKLKYDPRFKTFLDIAANPDSTTAPSSVNGGVYLTTVQELGYAYESGKVTDLHKGLADAAQQIDTDIAQAK; this comes from the coding sequence ATGCCCAACCGTGCCCGAACAGCGGCTTTTACCCTGCTTTCCTCCGTCGCCCTCCTGACCACGGCCTGTACCGGCCAGTCCAGCTCCGGCGCCGACGACGACGCCTCCAAGGAGACGACCATCAACTTCTGGCACGCCTGGAGCGCGGACTCCGAGGTGAAGGCCGTGAAGGCACTGGTCGCCGGTTTCGAGAAGGCGCACCCCAACATCCACGTCAACGTCGTCGGCAACATGACCGACGACAAGATCAACCAGGCGCTGCGCGCGGGCGGTTCCAAGGCGCCCGACGTGATCTCGTCCTTCACCACCAACGCCGTCGGCAAGTTCTGCTCCTCCGGCGCCCTGGTCGACCTCAACCCCTTCTTCGAGAAGGCGAAGATCGACCCGGACAAGACGTTCCCGGCGGCGATGAACGAGTACACCCAGTTCGACGGCAACCGCTGCTCGGTCCCGCTCCTCGGTGACGCCTACGGCCTCTACTACAACAAGACGGCCTTCGAGAAGGCGGGCATCAGCGCCCCGCCGAGGACCTGGTCCGAATTCGAGGCCGACGCCAAGAAGTTGACCGTCCCGCAGGGCGACAGCTTCAAGCAGCTCGGCTTCATGCCGAACTACCACGGCTGGGAGACCACGACCGAGCACTACCTGGGCCAGTTCTCGCCCACGTACTTCGACAAGGACGGCAAGTCGACGATCGCGAAGGACCCGGCCGTCGCCGCCGCCTTCACCGTCCAGAAGAAGCTGGTCGACGCCCTCGGCGGCTACCGCAAGCTGGAGACGTACCGCGCCAAGCTCGGCGACGAGTGGGGCCCCAAGCACCCCTTCCACACCGGTCAGGTCGCCATGCAGCTCGACGGCGAATGGCGCCTGGGCATGGCCCTGGACGCCAAGCCCGGCTTCGAGATCGGCGTCGCCCCGCTGCCCGTCCCGGACGACCAGGCGGACCAGTACGGCAAGGGCTACATCACCGGCACCATCGCCGGCATCGCCGCCACCAGCAAGAAGCAGAACGCGGCCTGGGAGCTGGTCAAGTACATCACCACGGACACGGACGCGGTGGTGAACTTCTCCAACGCCATCCACAACGTGCCCTCCACGCTCGCCGCCCTGAAGTCCCCGAAGCTGAAGTACGACCCGCGCTTCAAGACCTTCCTGGACATCGCGGCGAACCCGGACTCGACGACCGCCCCGTCCTCGGTCAACGGCGGCGTGTACCTCACCACGGTCCAGGAACTCGGCTACGCCTACGAGAGCGGCAAGGTCACCGACCTCCACAAGGGCCTCGCGGACGCGGCGCAGCAGATCGACACGGACATCGCGCAGGCGAAGTGA
- a CDS encoding mechanosensitive ion channel family protein → MSLPAVLLAATPSPSPSESGVATVPSLQDAQEGATNAASWVEQNWSTWLAIGLRVLLILVIAAVLRVAVRRAITKLIDRMNRTVQAVDGTALGGLLVNVERRRQRSQAIGSVLRSVASFLIMGTAALMILATFEINLAPLLASAGVAGVAIGFGARNLVTDFLSGVFMILEDQYGVGDTIDAGVASGEVIEVGLRVTKLRGDNGEIWYVRNGEVKRIGNLSQGWATAGVDVTLRASEDLDKVKATIGEVAERMSKEEPWNELLWGPIEVLGLDSVLLDSMVVRVSAKTMPGKALTVERELRWRVKRAFDAADIDIVGGPAVAADPEPAPDPTAAVAAPSVYSNTASPQAEAATPLAPPSVPK, encoded by the coding sequence GTGTCCTTGCCCGCCGTCCTACTGGCCGCGACCCCGTCGCCCTCTCCGTCGGAGAGCGGGGTCGCGACCGTCCCCTCGCTCCAGGACGCCCAGGAGGGCGCGACGAACGCCGCGAGCTGGGTCGAGCAGAACTGGTCGACCTGGCTGGCGATCGGGCTGCGCGTCCTGCTGATCCTGGTGATAGCGGCGGTGCTGAGAGTCGCGGTGCGGCGGGCGATCACCAAGCTGATAGACCGCATGAACCGCACGGTCCAGGCGGTCGACGGCACGGCGCTCGGCGGCCTGCTGGTGAACGTGGAGCGCCGCCGTCAGCGCTCCCAGGCGATCGGCTCGGTGCTGCGCTCGGTGGCCAGCTTCCTGATCATGGGCACCGCGGCGCTGATGATCCTGGCCACCTTCGAGATCAACCTCGCCCCGCTGCTGGCCTCCGCGGGTGTCGCGGGTGTCGCGATCGGTTTCGGCGCCCGCAACCTGGTCACGGACTTCCTCTCCGGCGTCTTCATGATCCTGGAGGACCAGTACGGCGTCGGCGACACCATCGACGCGGGCGTGGCCTCCGGCGAGGTCATCGAGGTCGGCCTGCGCGTGACGAAGCTGCGCGGCGACAACGGCGAGATCTGGTACGTCCGCAACGGCGAGGTCAAGCGCATCGGCAACCTCTCGCAGGGCTGGGCCACGGCGGGCGTCGACGTCACCCTCCGCGCGTCCGAGGACCTGGACAAGGTGAAGGCGACGATCGGCGAGGTCGCCGAGCGGATGAGCAAGGAGGAGCCCTGGAACGAGCTCCTGTGGGGCCCGATCGAGGTCCTGGGCCTCGACAGCGTCCTGCTCGACTCGATGGTCGTGCGCGTCTCCGCGAAGACGATGCCGGGCAAGGCCCTGACGGTGGAACGCGAACTGCGCTGGCGCGTCAAGCGCGCCTTCGACGCGGCGGACATCGACATCGTCGGCGGCCCGGCGGTGGCGGCGGACCCCGAGCCGGCCCCGGACCCGACGGCGGCCGTGGCGGCCCCCTCGGTCTACTCCAACACGGCGTCCCCCCAGGCCGAGGCGGCCACCCCCCTGGCCCCGCCGAGCGTGCCGAAGTAG
- a CDS encoding HNH endonuclease, whose product MPHVLVLNASYEPLGVVPLRRALILVLENKAVCLEESGAFMHSATVTVPAPSVVRLKRFVRVPYRGPVPLTRRALFARDGGRCMYCGGVATSVDHVIPRSRGGKHVWDNVVASCRRCNHVKADRHLFEIGWRLRHKPAPPTGLAWRIIGTGHRDPRWLPYLQPYGADDALARIDGISA is encoded by the coding sequence GTGCCGCATGTCCTGGTCCTCAACGCGTCGTACGAGCCACTGGGCGTCGTACCGCTTCGCCGCGCGCTCATCCTCGTGCTCGAAAACAAGGCCGTGTGCCTTGAGGAGTCCGGCGCCTTCATGCACAGCGCAACCGTCACAGTCCCCGCACCAAGCGTGGTCCGGCTCAAGCGATTCGTCCGGGTTCCCTATCGGGGGCCCGTTCCTCTGACCCGTCGTGCGCTGTTCGCCCGCGACGGGGGCCGGTGCATGTACTGCGGTGGCGTCGCAACCAGCGTCGACCACGTCATCCCGCGCAGCCGCGGGGGCAAGCACGTGTGGGACAACGTGGTGGCCTCGTGCCGCCGCTGCAACCACGTGAAGGCCGACCGACACCTGTTCGAGATCGGCTGGCGGCTGCGTCACAAACCCGCTCCGCCCACCGGCCTGGCCTGGCGCATCATCGGGACCGGGCACAGGGACCCGCGCTGGCTGCCGTACTTGCAGCCGTACGGCGCGGACGACGCCCTGGCCCGGATCGACGGCATCTCCGCCTGA
- a CDS encoding ABC transporter permease yields the protein MTTWTHLSADLRLAWLLTRGSDRREGWRALLLAVGAALATGLGLVIAALVPLEGQLTVPVGGGLLDQPGTRAGVIAALLLLFIPVLGFVGQCARIGAVHRDRRLAALRLAGATPAQTRRIAALESGLACLVAAAVTTVFAVLTLLRIWRHPDPAAWAGIAVVAVGVPVLGTAVSALALRRLIASPLGWVRRVRPARGPGRLFRAATALLVLLVVYVAATPVFGNPLRFTLGPLTIFAMCLLVGAVAVWLTGASARQLGEGLAARAKSPAVLIAAERLRDDPWAAARTHAAVLLVTVVGSGFMGVRQVMLSLLHERGSHYAEPVGYYENGLNLTGLAVLVALVLVLTALAVGTAESVATRRRGLAAQTASGVPYAVLAKATLLETAIPLAPATALAGLGGLTIGVWSSSVASEHGAPVVPYLALLVPVAVYAASLLAAATSLPLLRRSARPAELRYA from the coding sequence GTGACGACCTGGACGCACCTGAGCGCCGATCTGCGCCTCGCCTGGCTGCTCACCCGGGGCTCGGACCGCCGGGAGGGGTGGCGGGCCCTGCTCCTCGCCGTCGGGGCGGCACTGGCGACCGGCCTGGGGCTGGTGATCGCCGCGCTCGTGCCGCTGGAGGGGCAGCTCACCGTGCCGGTCGGCGGCGGACTGCTCGACCAGCCCGGTACCCGGGCCGGCGTGATCGCCGCGCTCCTGCTGCTGTTCATACCGGTGCTCGGGTTCGTCGGCCAGTGCGCCCGCATCGGCGCCGTGCACCGCGACCGGCGGCTGGCCGCGCTGCGGCTCGCGGGGGCCACCCCCGCGCAGACGCGGCGGATCGCCGCGCTGGAGTCGGGGCTGGCCTGTCTGGTGGCGGCGGCGGTGACCACGGTGTTCGCCGTGCTGACCCTGCTCCGGATCTGGCGGCACCCCGACCCGGCGGCCTGGGCGGGCATCGCGGTGGTGGCGGTGGGGGTGCCGGTGCTGGGCACGGCGGTGAGCGCGCTGGCGCTGCGCCGGCTGATCGCCTCGCCACTGGGCTGGGTACGGCGGGTGCGGCCGGCCCGGGGTCCCGGACGGCTGTTCCGGGCGGCGACCGCGCTGCTCGTGCTCCTCGTGGTGTATGTGGCGGCCACTCCTGTGTTCGGCAACCCGCTCCGGTTCACACTCGGCCCGCTCACGATCTTCGCGATGTGTCTGCTGGTCGGCGCGGTGGCGGTGTGGCTGACCGGCGCCTCGGCCCGGCAACTCGGCGAGGGCCTGGCCGCCCGCGCCAAGAGCCCGGCGGTGCTGATCGCGGCGGAACGGCTGCGCGACGACCCGTGGGCGGCGGCCCGTACCCATGCCGCGGTGCTGCTGGTGACGGTCGTCGGCTCCGGGTTCATGGGGGTACGGCAGGTGATGCTGTCGCTCCTGCACGAGCGGGGGAGCCACTACGCGGAGCCGGTCGGCTACTACGAGAACGGCCTGAACCTCACGGGCCTCGCCGTCCTCGTCGCCCTCGTCCTGGTGCTCACCGCGCTCGCGGTCGGCACCGCCGAGTCCGTCGCCACCCGGCGCCGGGGCCTGGCCGCGCAGACGGCGAGCGGAGTGCCGTACGCGGTGCTGGCGAAGGCCACCCTGCTGGAGACGGCGATCCCGCTGGCCCCGGCGACCGCGCTGGCCGGGCTCGGCGGACTGACGATCGGCGTCTGGTCCTCCTCCGTCGCCTCCGAGCACGGGGCGCCGGTGGTGCCGTACCTGGCGCTGCTCGTCCCGGTGGCCGTGTACGCGGCGAGCCTGCTGGCCGCCGCGACCTCGCTGCCGCTGCTGCGCCGCTCAGCGCGCCCGGCGGAGCTGCGGTACGCCTGA
- a CDS encoding carbohydrate ABC transporter permease: MATITLASKRRRSALRTLAFMSPWLIGFAVFFAYPLISTVYFSFMHYDGFRPPTWSGTQNWTYVFQHYPFFWPALRNTLWLVVVMVSLRVVFGLGIGLLITKIKTGTGVFRTLFYLPYLAPPVAATMAFAFLLNPGTGPVNSVLEKVGIPAPGWFNDPTWSKPALTLLALWGIGDLMVIFMAALLDVPQEQYEAAELDGTSAWQRFRYVTLPNISPIVMFAVVTGVIQTMQYYTQPLIAGKVASGVIQGAGTQFEPGYPDKSTLTLPQLVYNLGFQRFDYGSACVVALVLFALSMAFTAFLMRRRGGLIQAGD, encoded by the coding sequence ATGGCCACGATCACCCTGGCGTCGAAGCGCCGCAGGTCGGCGCTGCGCACCCTCGCCTTCATGTCCCCCTGGCTGATCGGCTTCGCGGTCTTCTTCGCGTACCCGCTGATCTCGACGGTCTACTTCTCGTTCATGCACTACGACGGCTTCAGGCCGCCGACATGGAGCGGCACCCAGAACTGGACGTACGTCTTCCAGCACTACCCCTTCTTCTGGCCGGCCCTGCGCAACACCCTGTGGCTGGTCGTGGTGATGGTCAGTCTCCGGGTCGTGTTCGGACTCGGGATCGGCCTGCTGATCACGAAGATCAAGACGGGGACTGGGGTCTTCCGCACCCTGTTCTACCTGCCCTACCTGGCCCCTCCGGTGGCGGCGACGATGGCCTTCGCCTTCCTGCTCAACCCCGGTACGGGCCCGGTCAACTCGGTCCTGGAGAAGGTCGGCATCCCGGCGCCCGGCTGGTTCAACGACCCCACCTGGTCCAAGCCGGCCCTCACCCTGCTCGCCCTGTGGGGCATCGGCGACCTGATGGTCATCTTCATGGCCGCGCTGCTCGACGTACCCCAGGAGCAGTACGAGGCGGCCGAGTTGGACGGGACCTCCGCCTGGCAGCGGTTCCGGTACGTCACGCTCCCGAACATCTCGCCGATCGTGATGTTCGCGGTGGTGACCGGCGTGATCCAGACGATGCAGTACTACACCCAGCCCCTGATCGCCGGGAAGGTCGCCTCGGGCGTGATCCAGGGCGCCGGCACCCAGTTCGAGCCCGGCTACCCGGACAAGTCCACGCTCACCCTCCCCCAACTCGTCTACAACCTCGGCTTCCAGCGCTTCGACTACGGCTCGGCCTGTGTCGTCGCCCTGGTCCTCTTCGCCCTCTCGATGGCCTTCACCGCGTTCCTGATGCGGCGCCGGGGCGGCCTGATCCAGGCAGGTGACTGA
- a CDS encoding N-acetylglucosamine kinase: protein MGMTAGVLAIDAGNSKTDVAVLAPDGTVLATARGDGFRPHATGVEAALDTVAEAVTEAFTTAGVTTTDHISACLANADFPFEEEQLAAALKARAWGTTVAVRNDTFAILRAGAAEPRGVAVVCGAGINCVGMRPDGRTARFPALGRISGDWGGGWGLAEEALWHAARAADGRGAPTALAHTLPAHYGLPSMYALIEALHREHIAPARRHELTPVLFTTADSGDRIARALVDRLAEEVVAMATVALTRLDLLEEETPVLLGGGVLAARHPRLDAGIRDLLASRAPKAVPQVVTASPVLGAALLGLDDVGAPVEAQTRTREHYEH, encoded by the coding sequence GTGGGCATGACCGCAGGTGTCCTCGCCATAGACGCGGGCAACAGCAAGACGGACGTCGCCGTCCTGGCCCCCGACGGAACGGTCCTGGCCACGGCACGAGGAGACGGCTTCCGCCCCCACGCGACGGGCGTCGAGGCGGCGCTGGACACCGTGGCCGAGGCCGTGACCGAAGCCTTCACCACAGCCGGAGTCACCACCACGGACCACATCTCGGCGTGCCTGGCGAACGCGGACTTCCCTTTCGAGGAGGAACAGCTGGCCGCGGCCCTGAAAGCCCGCGCCTGGGGCACCACCGTCGCGGTCCGCAACGACACCTTCGCCATCCTCCGCGCCGGCGCCGCCGAACCCCGCGGCGTGGCCGTGGTGTGCGGCGCCGGCATCAACTGCGTCGGCATGCGTCCCGACGGCCGCACCGCCCGCTTCCCGGCACTGGGCCGCATCTCCGGTGACTGGGGCGGCGGTTGGGGCCTGGCGGAGGAGGCCCTGTGGCACGCGGCAAGGGCGGCGGACGGCCGCGGCGCCCCCACCGCGCTGGCCCACACCCTGCCCGCCCACTACGGCCTCCCGTCCATGTACGCCCTGATAGAGGCCCTGCACCGGGAACACATAGCCCCCGCCCGCCGCCACGAACTCACCCCGGTCCTCTTCACCACGGCGGATTCCGGCGACCGCATCGCCCGCGCCCTGGTGGACCGCCTGGCCGAAGAGGTGGTGGCGATGGCCACGGTGGCCCTGACCCGTCTGGACCTCCTGGAGGAGGAGACGCCGGTTCTCCTGGGCGGCGGCGTACTGGCCGCACGCCACCCCCGACTGGACGCAGGAATAAGGGACCTGCTCGCGTCCCGTGCCCCCAAGGCCGTCCCCCAAGTGGTCACGGCGAGCCCGGTACTGGGAGCGGCACTGCTGGGCCTGGACGACGTAGGGGCACCCGTGGAGGCCCAGACACGCACACGAGAGCACTACGAGCACTGA
- a CDS encoding ABC transporter ATP-binding protein, which yields MSTTVPLLAARDLVKAHGPTEALRGASLDLRAGEILAVTGASGSGKSTLLHCLAGIVRPDEGSVSYAGEQLHTLPEKRLSELRRTDFGVVFQFGQLIPELTALDNVALPLMLAGAARKDAQVRAQEWLERFGVLGQEALRPGEMSGGQAQRTALARALVTDPKVVFADEPTGALDSLASEQVMTALTHTAGERGTAVLLITHDAQVAAYADREVALSDGIVVPQEVAA from the coding sequence ATGAGCACCACAGTGCCGCTCCTGGCGGCGCGTGACCTCGTGAAGGCGCACGGCCCGACCGAGGCCCTGCGCGGCGCCTCCCTCGACCTGCGGGCCGGCGAGATCCTGGCCGTGACCGGCGCCAGCGGCAGCGGGAAGTCGACGCTGCTGCACTGCCTCGCGGGCATCGTCCGCCCGGACGAGGGCTCGGTGAGCTACGCAGGGGAGCAGCTCCACACCCTGCCGGAGAAGCGGCTGAGCGAGCTGCGGCGCACGGACTTCGGGGTCGTGTTCCAGTTCGGGCAGCTGATCCCGGAGCTGACGGCGCTCGACAACGTGGCCCTGCCGCTGATGCTGGCGGGCGCGGCCCGCAAGGACGCCCAGGTCCGGGCCCAGGAGTGGCTGGAGCGGTTCGGTGTGCTGGGGCAGGAGGCGCTGCGGCCCGGCGAGATGAGCGGCGGCCAGGCCCAGCGGACCGCGCTGGCCCGGGCCCTGGTCACCGACCCGAAGGTGGTCTTCGCGGACGAGCCCACGGGCGCGCTGGACTCCCTGGCGAGCGAACAGGTGATGACGGCACTGACCCACACGGCCGGCGAGCGCGGCACGGCGGTCCTGCTGATCACCCACGACGCCCAGGTCGCGGCCTACGCGGACCGCGAGGTCGCACTCAGCGACGGGATCGTGGTCCCGCAGGAGGTGGCGGCGTGA
- a CDS encoding 6-phospho-beta-glucosidase: protein MKLTVVGGGSTYTPELIDGFARLRDTLPIEDLVLVDPSTERLDLVGGLARRIFAKQHHDGRITTTSDLDAAVDGADAVLLQLRVGGQAARAQDETWPLECGCVGQETTGAGGLAKALRTVPVVLDIAERVRRANPDAWLIDFTNPVGIVTRALLQAGHKAVGLCNVAIGFQRRFAALLDVAPSEVHLDHVGLNHLTWETAVRLGGPEGRNVLPDLLTHHGEAIAADLHLPHALLTHLDAIPSYYLRYFYAHDEVVRELRTKPSRAAEVAAMEAQLLTLYADPALDEKPELLSRRGGAYYSEAAVDLAAALLTGAGSPYQVVNTRNNGTLPFLPDDAVIEVQAAVGQKGATPLPVPPLDPLYAGLIANVTAYEHLALEAALHGGRNRVLKALLAHPLIGQYEYADHLTDRLIAHNREHLAWA, encoded by the coding sequence ATGAAACTCACCGTGGTAGGCGGCGGTTCGACCTACACCCCCGAACTCATCGACGGCTTCGCCCGCTTGCGGGACACGCTCCCCATCGAGGACCTCGTCCTGGTCGACCCGTCAACCGAACGCCTCGACCTGGTGGGCGGCCTGGCCCGCCGCATCTTCGCCAAGCAGCACCACGACGGCCGTATCACCACCACCTCCGACCTGGACGCGGCCGTGGACGGCGCCGACGCGGTCCTGCTCCAGCTCCGCGTCGGCGGCCAGGCGGCCCGCGCACAGGACGAGACCTGGCCCCTGGAGTGCGGCTGCGTAGGCCAGGAGACGACCGGCGCCGGCGGCCTGGCCAAGGCCCTCCGCACGGTCCCCGTGGTCCTGGACATCGCGGAGCGGGTCCGCCGCGCCAACCCCGACGCCTGGCTGATCGACTTCACCAACCCGGTCGGCATCGTCACCCGGGCCCTCCTCCAGGCGGGCCACAAGGCGGTGGGCCTGTGCAACGTGGCCATCGGCTTCCAGCGCAGGTTCGCGGCCCTGCTCGACGTCGCCCCCTCCGAGGTCCACCTGGACCACGTGGGCCTCAACCACCTCACCTGGGAGACGGCGGTACGCCTCGGCGGCCCCGAGGGCCGCAACGTCCTCCCCGACCTCCTCACCCACCACGGCGAGGCGATAGCGGCGGACCTCCACCTCCCGCACGCCCTCCTCACCCACCTCGACGCGATCCCCTCCTACTACCTCCGCTACTTCTACGCCCATGACGAAGTCGTACGGGAACTACGCACCAAGCCCTCCCGGGCGGCCGAAGTAGCCGCGATGGAGGCCCAGTTGCTGACGCTCTACGCCGACCCCGCCCTGGACGAGAAGCCGGAGCTCCTCTCCCGGCGCGGCGGCGCGTACTACTCGGAGGCGGCGGTGGACCTGGCCGCGGCCCTGCTCACCGGCGCGGGAAGCCCGTACCAGGTGGTCAACACCCGCAACAACGGCACGCTCCCCTTCCTCCCCGACGACGCGGTGATCGAGGTCCAGGCGGCCGTGGGCCAGAAGGGCGCCACGCCCCTCCCCGTCCCACCCCTGGACCCCCTCTACGCGGGCCTGATCGCCAACGTGACGGCCTACGAACACCTCGCCCTGGAAGCGGCCCTGCACGGCGGCCGGAACCGTGTCCTCAAGGCCCTGCTCGCCCACCCCCTGATCGGCCAGTACGAGTACGCCGACCACCTCACCGACCGACTGATCGCACACAACCGGGAGCATCTCGCGTGGGCATGA
- a CDS encoding ROK family transcriptional regulator, protein MAGTPRTLRAMNDRAALDLLLEHGQLSRTRIGKLTGLSKPTASQLLARLEAAGLVLAGGTTEGRPGPNAQLYEVNPAAGYAAGLDVTPERILAAVADITGRTIGSYELPTPGRRTGTPVVQQVTDALDGALKAAGLVRADVHRLVIGTPGAFDPGTGRLRYASHLPGWHTPALLGELAAALPMPVEYENDVNLVAVAEQRLGAARGHDDFVLLWNEGGLGAALVLGGRLHRGWTGGAGEVGFLPVPGTPLVRQVTKANSGGYQELAGSQAVPRLARELGIDDIPSGPYAEVAAALVARAAHSEDPAHQQLLETYATRLATGLASLVSVLDPELVVLSGASLTAGGERLRALVQSELAELAAARPHLVVGDVREQPVLRGALESALAATRDEVFDTSR, encoded by the coding sequence ATGGCCGGCACCCCGCGCACACTCCGCGCCATGAACGACCGTGCCGCCCTCGACCTCCTCCTGGAGCACGGGCAGCTGTCCCGCACCCGCATCGGCAAACTCACCGGCCTGTCCAAGCCGACCGCCTCCCAGCTCCTGGCCCGCCTCGAAGCGGCGGGCCTGGTCCTCGCCGGCGGCACCACCGAGGGCCGCCCGGGCCCCAACGCCCAGTTGTACGAGGTGAATCCGGCCGCCGGGTACGCCGCCGGCCTCGACGTCACCCCCGAACGCATCCTCGCCGCCGTCGCCGACATCACCGGCCGCACGATCGGCTCGTACGAACTGCCCACCCCGGGCAGAAGGACCGGCACCCCGGTCGTCCAGCAGGTCACCGACGCCCTCGACGGCGCCCTGAAGGCGGCCGGGCTGGTCCGCGCCGACGTCCACCGGCTCGTCATCGGCACCCCCGGCGCCTTCGACCCGGGCACCGGCCGGCTGCGCTACGCCTCCCACCTCCCGGGCTGGCACACCCCCGCCCTCCTGGGCGAACTCGCCGCCGCGCTGCCGATGCCGGTGGAGTACGAGAACGACGTCAACCTCGTCGCCGTGGCCGAACAGCGGCTCGGCGCGGCCCGCGGCCACGACGACTTCGTCCTGCTGTGGAACGAGGGCGGCCTCGGCGCGGCCCTCGTCCTCGGCGGCCGGCTGCACCGCGGCTGGACCGGCGGCGCGGGCGAGGTCGGTTTCCTGCCGGTGCCGGGCACCCCGCTGGTACGGCAGGTCACCAAGGCCAACAGCGGCGGCTACCAGGAGCTGGCCGGTTCGCAGGCCGTCCCCCGGCTCGCCCGCGAACTCGGCATCGACGACATCCCCAGCGGCCCGTACGCCGAGGTCGCCGCCGCCCTCGTCGCCCGCGCCGCACACTCCGAAGACCCCGCCCACCAACAGCTGCTGGAGACATACGCGACCCGCCTCGCCACCGGTCTGGCCTCGCTCGTCTCCGTCCTCGACCCGGAACTCGTCGTCCTGAGCGGCGCTTCCCTCACCGCCGGCGGCGAGCGGCTGCGCGCGCTCGTCCAGTCCGAACTGGCGGAGCTGGCCGCGGCCCGCCCCCACCTCGTCGTCGGCGACGTACGCGAACAGCCCGTGCTGCGCGGCGCGTTGGAGAGCGCGCTGGCAGCCACCCGCGACGAGGTCTTCGACACCTCGCGCTGA
- a CDS encoding carbohydrate ABC transporter permease, whose protein sequence is MTQVLDRPAQVRTPAGPAERTARRKALLEWIAVHSLGLAAALFFTLPFVFVFLTSLMSDTQALSRDLIPHTWEWGNYRRVFDTPGFLTWWRNTLLYAGAGTALTVVSSLPVAYALAKFRFRGRNLSLMLVISMMMLPPQVVIIPMYLFWAKQLDLSGTLWPLIIPMAFGDAFSIFLLRQFLMTIPNEYVDAAKVDGCGDLRTLLRVVVPMAKPGIAAVALFQFFYAWNDYFGPQIYASENQNAWTLSYGLESFKGMHHTDWNLTMAATVLVMAPVILVFFFAQKAFVEGVTLTGVKG, encoded by the coding sequence ATGACCCAAGTACTGGACAGGCCCGCACAGGTGCGCACCCCCGCCGGCCCCGCCGAACGAACGGCCCGCCGCAAGGCGCTCCTGGAATGGATCGCGGTCCACTCCCTCGGCCTCGCCGCCGCCCTCTTCTTCACCCTCCCCTTCGTGTTCGTGTTCCTGACCTCCCTCATGAGCGACACCCAGGCCCTCAGCCGGGACCTGATCCCGCACACCTGGGAGTGGGGCAACTACCGCAGGGTCTTCGACACCCCGGGCTTCCTCACCTGGTGGCGCAACACGCTCCTGTACGCGGGGGCGGGCACGGCGCTCACCGTCGTCTCCTCGCTCCCCGTGGCGTACGCGCTCGCCAAGTTCCGCTTCCGGGGCCGCAATCTGTCCCTGATGCTGGTGATCTCGATGATGATGCTGCCGCCGCAGGTCGTCATCATCCCGATGTACCTGTTCTGGGCGAAGCAGCTGGACCTCTCCGGCACGCTGTGGCCGCTGATCATCCCGATGGCGTTCGGCGACGCGTTCTCGATCTTCCTGCTCCGCCAGTTCCTGATGACGATCCCGAACGAGTACGTGGACGCGGCGAAGGTCGACGGCTGCGGCGACCTGCGCACCCTCCTGCGGGTGGTCGTCCCCATGGCGAAGCCGGGCATAGCCGCGGTGGCCCTGTTCCAGTTCTTCTACGCCTGGAACGACTACTTCGGCCCCCAGATCTACGCCTCGGAGAACCAGAACGCCTGGACCCTCAGCTACGGCCTGGAGTCCTTCAAGGGCATGCACCACACCGACTGGAACCTGACCATGGCCGCGACCGTGCTGGTCATGGCCCCCGTGATCCTCGTGTTCTTCTTCGCGCAGAAGGCGTTCGTGGAGGGTGTCACGCTCACCGGAGTGAAGGGTTAG